From a region of the Rhodococcus sp. 4CII genome:
- a CDS encoding carotenoid oxygenase family protein, which produces MGYPLHKGNSLRGPFQPMRFEATVEECIVTSGEIPRELSGGFYRSGPTWRRPSKQGTTPLISMDGMVQGLVLDNGRADFRNRWIRTPKFVAEERAGRGLFEWTDGGFGDWRDHAYGDVKRDEFTVGVPQGTNNINIFPFAGEVLASGEQGGPPIALDPITLQTRGIVNWSSKLSAGLHAKSSFGDASFTAHPKWDHDTGTLYGWNWRDEAPFVTIHIVHPDGAVESRDLEDAPYNTVAHDIWLTPEWIVMPFQPFTADRKQITERKLGIWGWDASLPIVIALIPRHDLQGPVRWINTDLPAEYVMHTLSANVEGDLLMLDAPIFNRPPFPFAEDFAEGEDVALFFSVSRSFLGRWTIDLKTGAAKTEQLSDRPSELPKVDERFYGKGYTFGFQVGGVVKRNGMSMNSLVVTNVKTMAEQVYQIRSTEAAAVLEATFAPRTPTSPEGDGFIIVPVSWWAERRGEYLIFDTYDITAGPVARIEIPFLMGWTPHGHWMDFR; this is translated from the coding sequence ATGGGCTACCCACTTCACAAGGGCAATTCGTTGCGGGGGCCGTTTCAGCCGATGCGTTTCGAGGCGACGGTCGAGGAGTGCATTGTGACGTCGGGGGAGATTCCGCGGGAGTTGTCGGGTGGTTTTTATCGGTCGGGTCCGACGTGGCGTCGTCCGTCGAAGCAGGGTACGACCCCGTTGATCAGTATGGACGGGATGGTGCAGGGTCTGGTTTTGGACAATGGTCGGGCGGATTTCCGGAATCGGTGGATTCGGACGCCGAAGTTCGTGGCGGAGGAGCGGGCGGGGCGGGGGTTGTTCGAGTGGACCGATGGGGGGTTCGGGGATTGGCGTGATCACGCGTACGGCGATGTCAAGCGTGATGAGTTCACGGTGGGGGTTCCGCAGGGTACGAACAACATCAATATTTTCCCGTTCGCGGGGGAGGTGCTGGCGTCGGGTGAGCAGGGTGGGCCGCCGATCGCGTTGGATCCGATCACCCTGCAGACGCGGGGGATCGTGAATTGGTCGAGTAAGTTGTCGGCGGGTCTGCACGCGAAGTCGTCGTTCGGGGATGCCTCGTTCACGGCGCATCCGAAGTGGGATCACGACACCGGGACGTTGTATGGGTGGAATTGGCGGGACGAGGCGCCGTTCGTGACGATCCATATCGTGCACCCGGACGGTGCGGTGGAGTCGCGGGATCTCGAGGATGCCCCGTATAACACGGTGGCGCATGATATTTGGTTGACGCCGGAGTGGATCGTGATGCCGTTTCAGCCGTTCACGGCGGATCGGAAGCAGATCACCGAGCGCAAGTTGGGGATCTGGGGGTGGGATGCGTCGTTGCCGATCGTGATCGCGTTGATTCCGCGGCACGATCTGCAGGGGCCGGTGCGGTGGATCAACACGGATCTGCCGGCGGAGTATGTGATGCACACCTTGTCGGCGAATGTCGAGGGTGATCTGTTGATGTTGGATGCGCCGATCTTCAACCGGCCGCCGTTCCCGTTCGCGGAGGATTTCGCGGAGGGCGAGGATGTGGCGTTGTTCTTCTCGGTGTCGCGGAGTTTTCTGGGGCGGTGGACGATCGATCTGAAGACGGGGGCGGCGAAGACGGAGCAGCTGTCGGATCGGCCGTCGGAGTTGCCGAAGGTCGACGAGCGGTTCTACGGCAAGGGGTACACGTTCGGGTTCCAGGTCGGTGGGGTGGTCAAGCGTAACGGGATGTCGATGAACAGCCTGGTCGTGACGAATGTGAAGACGATGGCCGAGCAGGTGTATCAGATCCGGTCGACGGAGGCGGCGGCGGTGTTGGAGGCGACGTTCGCGCCGCGGACCCCGACCTCGCCGGAGGGGGATGGGTTCATCATCGTGCCGGTGTCGTGGTGGGCGGAGCGGCGG
- a CDS encoding acyl-CoA dehydrogenase family protein translates to MSLVPSEDETALRQVVADLAKKFDHDYFMEKTRQGLPIDELWDELAALGFLGVSLPEEYGGGGGGLWQLAIVAEELAAAGCPLQLLVYSQSIGGSILAKHGTDEQKERWLRGLATGKLKFSFALTESEAGSNSQGVSTSARVVDGKYVLSGTKTFISGVEGADAILVVARTGLDEKTGKGQLSLFIVDSDAPGLTRQLVPTALEAPDKQWTLFFDDVTLDADRLVGELHRGFRAVFDGLNPERVLGAAFCVGIGRYALDKAARYVNEREVWGVPIGKHQGVAHPLAAAKVELESARLMMEKAARLYDAGLSAGETANMAKYLAGEAGVHCLDSAIQVHGGNGFALEYGLTDMWWLARLIQVAPVSREMVLNFVAEHSLGLPKSY, encoded by the coding sequence ATGAGCCTCGTCCCATCGGAGGATGAGACGGCGCTCCGTCAGGTCGTCGCCGATCTGGCGAAGAAGTTCGACCATGACTACTTCATGGAGAAGACACGACAGGGGCTGCCGATCGACGAACTCTGGGACGAGCTCGCCGCACTCGGATTCCTGGGGGTCAGTCTGCCGGAGGAGTACGGGGGCGGCGGCGGAGGACTCTGGCAACTGGCGATCGTCGCCGAGGAGTTGGCCGCGGCAGGATGCCCGCTCCAATTGCTCGTCTATTCGCAGTCGATCGGTGGCAGCATCCTCGCCAAGCACGGCACGGACGAGCAGAAGGAGCGGTGGCTGCGGGGCCTGGCCACCGGAAAACTCAAGTTCTCGTTTGCGCTCACCGAGTCGGAGGCGGGATCGAACTCGCAGGGGGTGTCCACCTCGGCCCGCGTCGTCGACGGCAAATACGTGCTGTCGGGCACGAAGACGTTCATCTCCGGCGTCGAGGGTGCCGATGCGATTCTGGTCGTGGCGCGAACCGGACTGGACGAGAAGACCGGCAAGGGGCAACTGTCGCTCTTCATCGTCGACAGCGATGCGCCCGGGCTCACTCGGCAGCTGGTTCCGACTGCACTGGAGGCGCCGGACAAGCAATGGACGTTGTTCTTCGACGACGTGACGCTCGATGCCGACCGGCTGGTCGGCGAGCTGCACCGGGGATTCCGGGCGGTGTTCGACGGTCTCAATCCCGAGCGCGTGCTCGGTGCAGCGTTCTGTGTGGGGATCGGCCGCTACGCGCTGGACAAGGCAGCCCGTTACGTCAACGAGCGTGAGGTGTGGGGTGTGCCGATCGGCAAACATCAGGGCGTCGCGCACCCGCTGGCGGCGGCGAAGGTCGAGTTGGAGTCGGCCCGCTTGATGATGGAGAAGGCTGCCAGGCTCTACGACGCCGGATTGTCGGCGGGGGAGACCGCGAACATGGCGAAGTACCTCGCCGGGGAGGCTGGAGTCCACTGCCTCGACAGTGCCATTCAGGTGCACGGCGGAAACGGCTTCGCGCTGGAGTACGGATTGACCGACATGTGGTGGCTGGCGCGTCTGATCCAGGTTGCTCCCGTGTCGCGGGAGATGGTCCTGAACTTCGTCGCCGAGCATTCGCTGGGACTCCCGAAGTCGTACTGA
- a CDS encoding CaiB/BaiF CoA-transferase family protein has translation MDNSGVRPRGPLAGLRVVELAGIGPAPFCAMLLADLGAEVLRVRRPRKAKAGPVDPPPLDLIERNRTLWELDFKDPSARTDLIAVIEQADVVIEGFRPGTTERLGLGPEEMRARNPKLVYGRMTGWGQDGPLAQTAGHDINYIGLTGALDLIGESGSAPLPPLNYVGDYGGGGMLLAMGLLAAVWEASRSGVGQVVDAAMVDGATVLSTLYFSLSNAGRWRAERGSNILDGGAPFYRTHQTADGKYMALGALEQPFYDEFAAVAGIESMSEAERLEPANWNALAGGLSALFLTRTRQEWTELFRDTNACCTPVLGLTEAAEHEHIKARSTILSVAGVAQPAPAPRFSKTPSGTPSSPAEYGDWRELTASWGAPIGSTDQHAAQPATI, from the coding sequence ATGGACAACAGCGGAGTACGCCCACGGGGCCCACTGGCCGGCCTGCGGGTGGTCGAGCTCGCAGGGATCGGCCCGGCGCCCTTCTGCGCGATGCTCCTGGCCGACCTGGGCGCGGAGGTCCTCCGGGTGCGGCGCCCGCGGAAGGCGAAGGCGGGGCCCGTCGACCCGCCGCCGCTCGACTTGATCGAGCGGAACAGGACGCTGTGGGAACTCGACTTCAAGGACCCGTCGGCGCGCACCGACCTGATCGCGGTCATCGAGCAGGCCGACGTCGTGATCGAGGGCTTCCGCCCGGGAACCACGGAGCGTCTCGGCCTCGGTCCGGAAGAGATGCGTGCGCGCAATCCTAAGCTGGTGTACGGACGGATGACGGGATGGGGGCAGGACGGACCGCTCGCCCAGACCGCGGGGCACGACATCAACTACATCGGGCTGACCGGAGCCCTCGACCTGATCGGGGAGTCGGGTTCGGCCCCGCTCCCGCCGCTGAATTACGTGGGCGACTACGGCGGCGGCGGCATGCTCCTGGCCATGGGACTGCTCGCGGCCGTGTGGGAGGCATCCCGATCGGGCGTGGGGCAGGTCGTCGACGCGGCGATGGTGGACGGGGCGACCGTCCTGTCCACGCTCTACTTCAGCCTGAGCAATGCCGGGCGGTGGCGCGCCGAACGTGGAAGCAACATCCTCGACGGCGGGGCACCGTTCTACCGCACGCATCAGACGGCCGACGGCAAGTACATGGCACTCGGGGCACTCGAACAGCCCTTCTACGACGAGTTCGCCGCAGTGGCCGGTATCGAGAGCATGAGCGAGGCGGAGCGCCTCGAGCCGGCGAATTGGAACGCCCTCGCCGGCGGACTGTCGGCCCTCTTCCTGACCCGGACGCGTCAGGAGTGGACGGAACTGTTCCGAGACACGAACGCCTGCTGCACCCCGGTGCTGGGCCTCACGGAGGCAGCGGAACACGAGCACATCAAGGCCCGGTCGACGATCCTCTCGGTTGCCGGTGTGGCGCAACCGGCGCCGGCGCCGCGGTTCAGCAAGACTCCGTCCGGCACACCGTCGAGTCCGGCCGAGTACGGCGACTGGCGAGAGCTGACCGCATCGTGGGGTGCCCCGATCGGCAGCACGGACCAGCACGCGGCGCAGCCTGCCACCATCTGA
- a CDS encoding SDR family NAD(P)-dependent oxidoreductase yields the protein MLNNQAVVITGAGGGLGRSYALAAASAGASVVVNDIDPDGAHGVVAEIRASGGRAEPYVGSIANWDEAAAIVGQCVECFGAIDALVNNAAIMHMGDVLEDTEADYRALVETNLLGSAFVGLHAARAMVGSGGGRIVNVTSTAHLGRSGTSAYAATKGAVSSLTYGWAVDLQGHGIKVNAIAPSARTPMLEANPIAGIDYSTLPSPDEIAPLAVYLMSERVAFTGRVLRLEKRDLKVMNLPSFPERGVGRDTWTAEDVAEALEQHPDERATAV from the coding sequence ATGCTGAATAATCAGGCAGTCGTGATCACCGGTGCGGGAGGGGGACTCGGTCGAAGCTATGCCCTCGCGGCGGCTTCCGCGGGCGCGTCCGTGGTGGTCAACGACATCGACCCGGACGGGGCGCACGGCGTGGTCGCCGAGATCCGCGCGTCGGGCGGCAGAGCCGAGCCGTACGTCGGATCGATCGCGAACTGGGACGAGGCAGCGGCGATCGTCGGGCAGTGCGTCGAGTGCTTCGGCGCCATCGACGCGCTGGTCAACAACGCCGCCATCATGCACATGGGCGACGTGCTCGAGGACACCGAAGCCGATTACCGCGCGCTGGTCGAGACGAATCTACTGGGCTCGGCTTTCGTCGGGCTCCATGCCGCGCGAGCCATGGTCGGGTCGGGCGGCGGCAGGATCGTCAACGTCACCTCGACCGCGCATCTCGGCCGATCCGGCACGAGCGCGTATGCGGCGACGAAGGGCGCGGTGTCGTCCCTCACCTACGGATGGGCCGTGGATCTGCAGGGCCACGGGATCAAGGTCAATGCGATCGCGCCGAGCGCACGAACCCCGATGCTGGAGGCCAATCCCATTGCGGGTATCGACTACTCGACACTTCCGTCGCCCGACGAGATCGCACCGCTTGCGGTCTACCTGATGAGCGAGCGCGTCGCGTTCACCGGTCGAGTGCTGCGCCTCGAGAAGCGTGACCTCAAGGTGATGAACCTGCCCAGCTTTCCCGAGCGCGGTGTGGGTCGCGATACGTGGACAGCCGAGGACGTGGCCGAGGCACTCGAGCAGCACCCGGATGAGCGCGCCACCGCGGTCTGA